A genomic window from Ruminiclostridium cellulolyticum H10 includes:
- a CDS encoding N-acetylmuramoyl-L-alanine amidase, whose translation MIVLISKKNILFVVLLLLMSITILSIGLTVNYSKPVTADGNKAPAEGVAPAVRTVILDAGHGGEDPGAVSDYSGLKEKDVNLNIVMLLKRLMEKDNYKVILTRDSDRLVYTTESNNIIQKRREDLTRRKGIMDDSSADLVVSVHLNKFPQAQYHGAQVFFPPKSDTSKKLADEIQNAIRLNVDNANDRVALVKKDPIMILKNLKTTTVIVECGFLSNVDEEKKLAAEDYQNKLASAIKKGIDSYYKKDVHNNPKPNNSVPAE comes from the coding sequence ATGATTGTTTTAATAAGCAAAAAAAATATATTGTTTGTTGTTCTGTTATTACTTATGTCCATAACAATTCTAAGTATTGGTTTGACAGTTAATTATTCAAAGCCTGTAACAGCAGATGGTAATAAAGCACCCGCAGAAGGTGTTGCACCTGCTGTCAGAACCGTTATACTGGATGCAGGTCATGGAGGAGAGGACCCGGGAGCAGTAAGTGATTACTCCGGACTAAAGGAAAAGGATGTAAACCTTAATATAGTCATGCTATTAAAAAGGTTGATGGAAAAGGATAATTACAAGGTTATCCTTACAAGAGATTCAGACCGTTTGGTGTATACTACCGAGAGCAACAATATAATTCAGAAAAGAAGAGAAGATTTGACAAGAAGAAAGGGAATTATGGATGACTCCAGTGCTGATTTGGTAGTAAGTGTTCACCTCAATAAATTTCCTCAGGCACAGTACCATGGGGCACAGGTTTTCTTCCCGCCAAAATCCGATACAAGCAAAAAGCTGGCGGATGAAATTCAAAATGCAATCAGGCTTAACGTAGATAATGCCAATGACAGGGTTGCTCTTGTAAAAAAAGATCCTATTATGATTCTGAAAAACCTGAAAACAACTACAGTTATTGTTGAGTGTGGATTCCTTTCAAATGTTGATGAGGAAAAGAAGCTTGCTGCAGAAGATTATCAGAATAAGCTTGCATCTGCCATAAAGAAAGGAATAGACAGCTATTATAAGAAAGATGTTCATAACAACCCAAAACCAAACAATAGTGTTCCTGCTGAATAA
- a CDS encoding leucine-rich repeat domain-containing protein: protein MKIHKTLICMILITAMAFGIVSPIAPEVQAVTKNKLELHAFYPAQATFSDSLKKYIDSLDSVSFLWGRIYSDLTDGINTTYGKNGNTDFYYPSDYIEVLKYAKSKNKSIQFGIFSDSSNAEKILPYKEQREKAIKSITDLLKSDVSHGNNIYFDGVVIDIEGLNGQKTASFFNQFLKELKPKLAEINKKLYVAVNPLRYYSGYDYSSISQTADKMIIMAHDYEPLTKLTKEQVMQYTGYDSLNPIDSLAPIKEIQHVMEDVKKYVSKNNLNKIMLQISFDAAQWRFSVAKGSTWGKAGKKAVSLEVRDTPTYKMLYDRVINKDGNGKLITYSYNNELQSPVMQYFNINNSTQNICLYENSRSVKAKIDISKQYGIGGVSLWSLSNVPDYTDKTAKIYGLDVWDTIVKSLLFEAPTSQTKVTFADKVVEKAVRTKLFKPSGTLYKSDLAKVYRLKIPAGYKTLNDLKQLTNLEYLDLSNTKLTSVSALASLKNLRVLYLYKNGIKDISPIKGLTKLQVLSINGNKVSNISALAGLTQLTELYIRENTINDFSPVAKLKQLNILYLKGNKSTNYSKLQTIKKGLIECDF from the coding sequence ATGAAAATACATAAAACACTTATTTGCATGATACTTATAACGGCCATGGCTTTTGGGATTGTTTCTCCGATTGCACCGGAGGTACAGGCAGTAACTAAAAACAAGCTTGAACTTCATGCTTTTTACCCTGCTCAGGCTACTTTCTCGGATAGTTTAAAAAAATACATAGATTCACTGGACTCTGTCAGCTTCCTATGGGGCAGGATTTACAGTGACCTGACAGACGGTATAAATACTACATACGGTAAAAATGGAAATACTGATTTTTATTATCCCTCTGATTATATTGAGGTTCTTAAATATGCAAAAAGCAAGAACAAGTCAATTCAATTTGGGATTTTCTCAGATAGTTCAAATGCCGAAAAAATTCTTCCTTACAAGGAACAGAGAGAGAAAGCCATTAAGTCTATAACAGATCTTCTAAAAAGTGATGTATCACATGGTAATAATATTTATTTTGACGGGGTTGTTATTGACATAGAAGGACTCAACGGACAGAAAACAGCAAGCTTTTTTAACCAGTTTCTGAAAGAACTAAAACCCAAACTGGCGGAAATAAATAAAAAACTGTATGTGGCAGTAAATCCTTTACGGTATTATTCTGGCTACGATTATTCATCCATCTCCCAGACGGCTGATAAAATGATAATAATGGCACATGATTATGAGCCATTGACAAAGCTAACTAAAGAACAGGTGATGCAGTATACCGGATATGATAGCCTGAACCCTATAGACAGTCTTGCCCCTATTAAGGAAATTCAGCATGTAATGGAGGACGTAAAAAAATACGTTAGTAAAAACAATTTGAATAAAATAATGCTTCAGATAAGCTTTGATGCTGCACAGTGGAGATTTTCGGTGGCAAAGGGTTCTACCTGGGGCAAGGCAGGGAAAAAGGCTGTAAGCTTGGAGGTACGTGATACTCCTACGTATAAGATGCTGTATGACAGAGTTATAAATAAGGACGGTAATGGTAAATTAATTACATATAGCTATAATAATGAACTCCAAAGTCCTGTTATGCAATATTTCAATATAAACAATAGTACCCAAAACATTTGTCTTTACGAAAACAGCAGAAGTGTAAAGGCTAAAATAGATATTTCAAAACAGTACGGCATAGGCGGAGTATCTCTGTGGAGCCTTTCAAATGTTCCTGATTATACTGACAAAACTGCAAAGATATATGGTCTTGATGTTTGGGATACAATAGTTAAATCACTGCTTTTTGAAGCCCCAACTTCACAAACCAAAGTAACCTTTGCCGACAAGGTCGTTGAAAAGGCTGTAAGAACCAAACTATTCAAGCCTTCGGGAACATTATACAAGTCAGATTTGGCAAAGGTGTACAGATTAAAAATTCCCGCAGGGTACAAGACATTAAATGATTTAAAGCAGCTTACGAATCTGGAGTACCTGGATTTAAGCAACACAAAGCTTACAAGCGTGTCTGCATTGGCCTCATTAAAAAACCTGAGAGTGCTTTATCTATATAAAAACGGTATAAAAGATATTTCTCCGATTAAAGGTTTAACAAAGTTGCAAGTTTTGTCAATTAACGGAAACAAGGTTTCCAATATCAGTGCTTTAGCAGGTTTGACACAGCTTACGGAACTATATATCAGGGAAAATACCATAAATGATTTTTCACCTGTTGCAAAGCTAAAACAATTAAATATTTTGTATCTTAAAGGCAATAAGTCCACAAACTATAGTAAGCTTCAAACAATAAAAAAAGGTCTTATTGAATGTGATTTTTAG
- a CDS encoding YlbF family regulator, which translates to MNIGDKAKELTNAVMGTKEYIELKQAKSVIDKNKALRSKIEDFKKKEDSLYKGKLSSNDAQKRAAELNKIFENLNNIPEVSRFVNAEKSFNDMLQKIYRQVNDTLEASLK; encoded by the coding sequence ATGAATATAGGTGATAAGGCAAAAGAGCTTACAAATGCAGTAATGGGTACAAAGGAATACATAGAGCTTAAACAGGCTAAATCAGTTATTGATAAAAACAAAGCATTGCGTTCCAAGATTGAGGATTTCAAGAAAAAAGAGGATTCCTTATATAAAGGAAAGCTATCCTCAAATGACGCTCAAAAAAGAGCAGCAGAATTGAACAAAATCTTTGAAAATCTGAATAATATACCTGAGGTTAGCAGGTTTGTTAATGCAGAGAAGTCCTTCAATGATATGCTTCAAAAAATTTATAGACAAGTTAACGACACCCTTGAAGCATCATTAAAATAA
- the hslO gene encoding Hsp33 family molecular chaperone HslO, whose translation MGDYIVRMTAAQGTVRAFGAMTTEMVGQAAEIHGLSPIATAALGRTMTAAGMMSKMLKGENDKLTIQLKGDGPLGGIVVVSDSKANVRGYVHNPNVYLPLNERGKLDIRTAMGYGYINVIRDMGLKEPYIGLSQLVSGEIADDLTYYFATSEQVPSTVALGVLIDATGVIGAGGFIVQMMPGAEEETVATLEKRLIGFPSVSKLISEGTTPEQILNMLLEGMEPKIVETVPCSFKCNCTRERMERNLISIGKKDLLEIFEDGKGAELQCHFCNTKYNFSHQDIENIVKENVK comes from the coding sequence ATGGGTGATTATATAGTTAGAATGACTGCTGCCCAGGGAACTGTAAGAGCTTTTGGGGCCATGACCACCGAAATGGTAGGACAGGCGGCTGAAATACACGGGCTGTCCCCAATAGCGACTGCTGCTTTAGGACGAACGATGACGGCAGCGGGAATGATGTCCAAGATGCTGAAAGGCGAAAATGACAAATTGACAATACAGCTAAAAGGTGACGGGCCGTTGGGAGGAATCGTTGTTGTATCTGACTCCAAGGCGAATGTGAGAGGTTATGTGCATAATCCCAATGTTTACCTCCCTCTTAACGAACGTGGTAAACTCGATATTCGAACTGCAATGGGTTACGGTTATATCAATGTCATAAGGGATATGGGACTTAAGGAACCCTATATAGGTCTTTCACAGCTTGTTTCCGGTGAAATAGCCGATGACCTGACATATTACTTTGCAACATCGGAACAAGTACCTTCTACGGTAGCTTTAGGCGTTTTAATAGATGCTACAGGAGTAATAGGAGCCGGGGGATTTATAGTACAGATGATGCCAGGGGCAGAAGAAGAAACAGTTGCAACGTTGGAAAAACGACTTATAGGCTTTCCTTCTGTCTCAAAACTCATATCGGAAGGAACGACACCCGAGCAAATACTGAATATGCTATTAGAAGGAATGGAACCGAAAATTGTTGAAACAGTTCCATGTAGCTTCAAATGTAATTGTACGAGGGAGAGAATGGAGAGAAATCTTATCAGTATTGGTAAAAAGGATTTACTTGAAATTTTTGAAGATGGAAAAGGTGCAGAACTTCAATGTCATTTTTGCAATACAAAATATAACTTTTCTCATCAGGACATTGAGAATATTGTAAAGGAAAATGTAAAATAA
- a CDS encoding cold-shock protein, producing MEKGRVKWFNAEKGFGFIERDGGNDVFVHFSAITMDGYKTLEEGSEVVFDVVEGAKGPQAANVQRA from the coding sequence ATGGAAAAAGGTAGAGTTAAGTGGTTCAACGCTGAAAAAGGATTTGGATTTATCGAAAGAGATGGCGGAAATGACGTATTTGTTCATTTTTCAGCAATCACTATGGATGGATACAAAACACTTGAGGAAGGCTCAGAAGTAGTATTTGACGTTGTTGAAGGAGCTAAGGGTCCTCAGGCTGCAAACGTTCAGAGAGCATAA
- a CDS encoding class I SAM-dependent DNA methyltransferase: MNNIKIGRVCSFIYNNFAYVYDKLTLDIDYRRWADYVESIFKKHNLNVSMILELGCGTGSFGIEMARRGYDMICLDLSADMLDCASEKAQKEGLDILFLNQNMCSFELYGTVDAIVCLLDSFNYLTKPAQINKMFKLVQNYLNPGGVFIFDINTQYKFENVIADNLFYEINDDVTYIWENNYNPKTRKARFDLTFFVKQGELYERFDETHYEKSYSDSEIMDFIKSSGMKFVSQYGELTLRKASPVSQRNFYVCRK, from the coding sequence TTGAATAATATAAAAATCGGAAGGGTGTGTTCTTTTATTTATAACAACTTTGCATACGTTTATGATAAATTAACCCTGGATATTGATTATAGAAGGTGGGCGGATTATGTTGAAAGTATATTTAAAAAGCATAATCTGAATGTTTCCATGATCCTTGAGCTTGGCTGCGGTACAGGCAGTTTCGGAATTGAGATGGCCCGCAGGGGTTATGATATGATATGCCTTGACTTGTCCGCTGACATGTTGGACTGTGCTTCTGAAAAGGCTCAAAAAGAGGGGTTGGATATACTTTTTCTGAATCAGAATATGTGCAGCTTTGAACTTTACGGAACAGTAGATGCAATAGTGTGTCTTTTGGACAGTTTTAATTATCTGACTAAACCTGCACAAATAAATAAAATGTTCAAGTTGGTACAAAATTACCTTAATCCGGGAGGTGTGTTCATTTTCGATATAAATACTCAGTATAAATTTGAAAATGTAATAGCCGACAATCTTTTTTATGAAATTAATGATGATGTTACATATATATGGGAGAACAATTACAATCCAAAGACAAGGAAGGCAAGGTTTGATCTGACATTTTTTGTAAAGCAAGGTGAGTTGTATGAACGATTTGACGAAACACATTATGAAAAATCCTATTCTGATAGCGAAATAATGGATTTTATTAAAAGCTCCGGCATGAAGTTTGTATCCCAATATGGTGAATTGACATTGAGAAAAGCTTCTCCAGTCAGCCAAAGAAATTTTTACGTTTGCAGGAAATAA
- a CDS encoding small, acid-soluble spore protein, alpha/beta type codes for MDNNEKLKYEIAQELGLMEKVMKNGWKSLTPKETGRIGGLVTKRKKLQVQESQQI; via the coding sequence GTGGATAATAATGAAAAACTAAAGTATGAAATTGCACAGGAATTGGGCTTGATGGAGAAAGTTATGAAAAACGGATGGAAAAGCCTTACTCCAAAAGAAACGGGACGTATTGGGGGATTAGTGACAAAAAGAAAAAAGTTGCAGGTTCAGGAGAGTCAGCAGATATAA
- a CDS encoding S41 family peptidase, whose translation MLNMKDQETKRLFSVITMTAVVCFTISILVYGGLMYFNGSYSLIFNKNSVDRETIQKFNEARSILQKAYYENVDTNKLVEGAISGMTESLNDPYTVYYNKQQMKWFTGLQNNTENEYVGVGLPIMLDKNGIVTVLEPYDNSPAKIAGIKQGDKILKIDGKDITGIKDETLVASMIKGPENTETVLTILRESDNSTIDIPVMRKKIKALVNIRSEMLDGNIAYIKLKMFDKNISKNFISQLNKLVKQGAKGLIIDVRDNPGGLYDEVVTLADRLLPKGTIVFTKDKNGKKSVQSSDENELNMPIAVITNGNSASASEILAGAVKDFKKGTLIGTKTFGKGLVQTTYSFKDGTGLKVTIARYYTPSGVCIQGQGIKPEIEVKLPEKYKDIDVAAIPKEDDLQLQKGIEVISKKIISD comes from the coding sequence ATGCTGAATATGAAGGACCAAGAAACGAAACGTCTGTTTTCAGTAATAACCATGACGGCAGTGGTGTGTTTTACAATATCAATCCTAGTGTATGGCGGCTTAATGTATTTTAACGGAAGTTATTCACTGATATTCAATAAAAATAGTGTAGACAGGGAAACGATACAAAAATTTAATGAAGCAAGAAGTATACTTCAGAAAGCCTATTATGAAAATGTAGACACTAACAAACTGGTGGAGGGTGCAATTAGCGGTATGACAGAGTCACTGAATGATCCCTATACAGTATATTATAATAAGCAGCAAATGAAGTGGTTTACAGGTCTTCAGAACAATACAGAGAATGAGTATGTGGGGGTTGGACTGCCGATAATGCTAGATAAAAACGGAATAGTAACCGTTTTAGAGCCTTACGATAATTCCCCTGCAAAAATTGCAGGAATCAAGCAAGGAGATAAAATACTTAAAATAGATGGTAAAGACATAACAGGAATCAAGGATGAAACACTGGTTGCCAGCATGATTAAAGGACCTGAGAACACCGAGACGGTTCTGACTATTCTTCGAGAATCAGACAACAGTACCATTGATATCCCAGTAATGAGAAAAAAGATTAAAGCCCTGGTGAATATAAGAAGTGAAATGTTGGATGGAAATATTGCATATATTAAGCTTAAAATGTTTGATAAAAATATTAGCAAGAACTTTATCAGTCAGTTAAACAAATTGGTTAAGCAAGGTGCTAAAGGCTTAATAATAGATGTGAGGGACAATCCGGGGGGATTATATGATGAAGTAGTGACATTGGCAGACCGACTTCTTCCAAAGGGAACAATAGTATTTACAAAGGATAAAAACGGTAAAAAAAGTGTGCAGTCGTCTGATGAAAATGAACTTAATATGCCCATAGCTGTAATTACAAATGGTAACAGTGCAAGTGCTTCGGAAATTCTGGCAGGTGCTGTTAAGGACTTTAAAAAGGGAACACTAATAGGAACTAAAACCTTTGGAAAAGGACTGGTGCAGACAACCTATTCTTTTAAGGACGGAACAGGACTTAAGGTAACAATAGCAAGGTATTATACACCTTCCGGTGTTTGTATACAGGGACAGGGTATAAAACCTGAAATCGAAGTAAAGCTTCCCGAAAAGTACAAAGACATCGATGTTGCAGCAATTCCCAAGGAAGATGACTTACAACTTCAAAAGGGTATTGAAGTTATTAGCAAAAAAATAATATCAGATTAG
- a CDS encoding murein hydrolase activator EnvC family protein, with product MKKRLTLLMVIFYIFSCVVIPASATTLDKAKEQQKNVKGELNQIAGEKKALSNQIEQGKEDKENLESQAQKAQNSLKKKSVEVSDVKADIERITKEIEQIDEDYKAKTELFKTRMRIMYQNMNQSPFEVFVESKSLSEFFTRLEIISLVKENDNKLIQEIITGRESTELQKQDKLRELQEKNQQLKTLTNKVSDIKNTSQKVQSEIEASKSKLKDLEKKEDEMIALSKELAKKITKLSSTTAKYAGGVLSWPTPGYTRISSPYGNRIHPIYKVRKFHTGIDIDAASGATIIAANSGRVIMAGWNGGYGNCVIIDHGGGLATLYAHQSKILVQVGDYLKKGDTVGKVGSTGLSTGPHLHFEVRKAGDTKDPLAYYK from the coding sequence ATGAAAAAACGGTTAACTTTGTTGATGGTTATATTCTACATATTTTCATGTGTAGTTATACCTGCCAGTGCAACCACTTTGGATAAAGCGAAGGAGCAGCAGAAAAATGTCAAAGGTGAGCTTAATCAGATAGCCGGTGAAAAGAAAGCTTTATCAAATCAGATTGAGCAGGGCAAAGAAGATAAGGAAAATCTGGAGTCACAAGCCCAAAAAGCTCAGAACAGTCTGAAAAAAAAGTCAGTAGAAGTTTCTGACGTAAAGGCGGATATAGAACGTATTACCAAAGAGATTGAGCAGATTGATGAGGATTATAAGGCCAAAACAGAGCTCTTTAAGACAAGAATGAGAATTATGTATCAGAATATGAATCAATCTCCCTTTGAAGTTTTTGTAGAATCAAAGAGCCTTAGCGAATTTTTTACCAGACTGGAGATAATATCACTGGTAAAGGAAAACGACAACAAGCTTATACAAGAAATTATAACAGGCAGGGAAAGTACCGAACTTCAAAAACAGGATAAGCTGCGCGAGCTCCAGGAAAAAAACCAACAGTTAAAAACACTCACTAATAAGGTTTCTGATATTAAAAATACAAGTCAGAAGGTTCAATCTGAGATAGAGGCTTCAAAATCAAAGCTTAAGGATTTGGAGAAAAAAGAAGATGAAATGATTGCCTTATCTAAGGAGCTGGCAAAAAAGATAACTAAGCTAAGCAGCACCACAGCAAAATATGCGGGAGGCGTTTTATCCTGGCCCACGCCTGGGTACACCAGAATCTCGTCTCCGTATGGAAATAGAATACACCCTATTTATAAAGTTAGAAAATTTCATACAGGTATAGATATAGACGCTGCGTCAGGTGCAACAATTATCGCTGCCAACAGCGGAAGGGTAATTATGGCGGGTTGGAACGGCGGCTACGGTAACTGTGTCATAATTGACCATGGAGGCGGGCTTGCAACACTTTATGCCCATCAAAGTAAAATACTTGTACAGGTAGGAGATTACCTTAAGAAAGGTGACACAGTGGGAAAAGTTGGAAGTACTGGCTTGTCCACAGGACCGCATCTTCATTTTGAAGTCAGAAAAGCCGGAGATACAAAAGACCCGCTTGCTTATTACAAATAA
- the ftsX gene encoding permease-like cell division protein FtsX produces the protein MKIRSLKYILKESFKNAYRNKLMSLASISIISAALVLFGVFYLILINLNHNLDILYEQPQMQAYCLPTLTDQQISAVETEIKNNKHIESYTVVTKKEAYEQFKRFLSSDKSNEGGANILEGYDESSMNVSFIIKVKDPQNSKLVAGQLRALAGMENVKYSQQTIDLIYTISKWVRIVSLVLIGVLLIISLFIISNTIKLTVFARRKEINIMKYIGATDWFIRWPFIFEGILIGLTGALFAFIIISYLYGFTQPRITSNLTTLGDGFEIMDYKYVWNTLVLFYLGVSALIGASGSVMSIRKHLHV, from the coding sequence ATGAAGATACGCAGTTTAAAATATATTCTTAAAGAGAGTTTTAAAAATGCATATAGAAACAAACTCATGTCGCTTGCATCTATAAGTATAATAAGTGCGGCTTTGGTTCTGTTCGGAGTATTCTACCTGATACTTATCAACTTGAATCATAATCTTGACATATTGTACGAGCAGCCGCAGATGCAGGCGTACTGTCTGCCAACACTGACAGACCAGCAGATTTCGGCAGTAGAGACAGAAATAAAGAATAATAAACATATTGAGAGCTACACTGTTGTAACAAAAAAAGAGGCCTATGAGCAATTTAAAAGGTTTCTTTCCAGTGACAAGTCCAATGAGGGAGGAGCAAATATACTAGAGGGGTATGATGAAAGCTCTATGAACGTGTCCTTTATAATAAAGGTAAAAGATCCTCAGAACAGCAAGCTTGTTGCAGGTCAACTTCGTGCTTTGGCGGGAATGGAAAATGTAAAATACTCCCAACAAACTATAGATTTGATATATACCATATCCAAATGGGTAAGGATAGTTAGTCTTGTTCTGATTGGAGTATTATTAATTATTTCGCTGTTTATAATATCAAACACAATAAAGCTTACGGTCTTTGCAAGGCGTAAGGAAATAAATATTATGAAATATATTGGTGCTACAGATTGGTTTATAAGATGGCCGTTTATATTTGAGGGAATACTCATAGGGTTAACGGGGGCGTTATTTGCGTTTATAATTATCTCGTATCTCTACGGCTTTACTCAGCCAAGAATAACCAGCAATCTCACTACATTGGGTGATGGTTTTGAAATAATGGATTATAAGTATGTGTGGAATACGCTTGTTTTGTTCTATCTTGGGGTTAGTGCTTTGATAGGTGCATCCGGAAGTGTAATGTCAATCCGTAAGCACCTCCATGTTTAG
- the ftsE gene encoding cell division ATP-binding protein FtsE, producing the protein MVEFIDVYKKYPNGTVALKGINLKINKGDFAFIIGSSGSGKSTLLKLLMKEESVTQGEVIVNGYQLSELHARQIPYLRRGIGMVFQDFRLLPNKTVYENIAFAMEITECIPREIRRQVPMSLALVGLSRKANAYPHQLSGGEQQRVAIARSLVNNPALLIADEPTGNLDPENSWEIVKLLTEVNQRGTTVIVATHERSIVDAMKKRVIAIEKGKIIRDQQKGLYVDEDTQFKIYS; encoded by the coding sequence GTGGTAGAATTTATTGACGTTTATAAAAAATACCCGAACGGTACTGTTGCATTAAAAGGAATCAACCTTAAAATAAATAAGGGAGATTTTGCTTTTATTATTGGCTCCAGCGGTTCAGGTAAATCTACTTTACTTAAACTTTTAATGAAAGAAGAATCCGTAACACAGGGCGAGGTAATAGTAAACGGCTACCAGCTTTCCGAACTGCACGCAAGACAGATACCATATTTACGTCGCGGCATAGGAATGGTGTTTCAGGATTTCAGGCTTCTGCCAAATAAAACTGTATATGAGAATATTGCATTTGCAATGGAAATAACAGAATGTATTCCTCGTGAAATACGCAGGCAGGTACCGATGTCGCTTGCCCTTGTAGGCCTTAGCCGAAAAGCCAATGCGTATCCTCACCAGTTATCAGGAGGAGAACAGCAGCGAGTAGCTATTGCAAGGTCTTTGGTAAATAATCCTGCTCTGCTTATTGCGGACGAACCTACAGGAAATCTTGACCCTGAAAATTCTTGGGAGATTGTAAAGCTTCTGACAGAGGTAAACCAGAGGGGTACTACTGTTATAGTTGCCACTCATGAAAGAAGCATAGTCGATGCAATGAAGAAAAGGGTAATAGCCATTGAAAAAGGCAAGATAATTAGGGATCAGCAGAAAGGGCTTTACGTGGATGAAGATACGCAGTTTAAAATATATTCTTAA
- a CDS encoding PucR family transcriptional regulator translates to MSVKLFQTLSDKYSEILGKEVGVTDDEGVIIAHSNFQMIGQQDQKAASFVPEKAQQSLIDGILYNKVILKNKIEFITFIQAADPQDSKYLELFTLNILNLKSYYDEKYDKNTFVKNIVVENILPGDILVRSKELHIDYNAMRVVYLINATSDKDVHVHEVIESLFPNKGKDFVVVIDDDNVVLVKEVKSKDDYKEVYKLARVIVDTINSELMVKAYIGIGTIIDNLKDITKSFKEAQMSMIIGNIFSEDNNIFDYNNLGMGRLIYHIPTTLCQLFLEEVFKENSVDSLDSETMLTIQKFFENNLNVSETARQLYIHRNTLVYRLEKIKRLTGLELTSFDDAVIFKVAILVKKYLANIND, encoded by the coding sequence ATGTCTGTAAAATTATTTCAGACACTGTCTGACAAATATAGTGAAATACTCGGTAAAGAGGTTGGAGTAACAGATGATGAGGGTGTTATTATAGCCCATTCAAATTTTCAGATGATAGGACAACAAGACCAGAAAGCTGCTTCTTTTGTACCGGAAAAGGCACAACAGTCACTTATAGACGGTATATTATATAATAAGGTTATCTTGAAGAATAAGATAGAATTTATTACATTTATACAGGCGGCTGATCCTCAGGATTCTAAATACCTTGAATTATTTACTTTAAATATCCTTAATCTAAAAAGCTATTATGACGAAAAGTATGATAAAAATACTTTTGTCAAGAACATTGTAGTCGAAAATATATTGCCCGGCGACATTCTTGTAAGGTCAAAAGAACTTCACATAGACTATAATGCAATGAGAGTCGTTTATCTGATAAATGCCACTAGTGACAAGGATGTTCACGTCCATGAAGTTATTGAAAGCCTCTTTCCGAATAAAGGAAAAGATTTTGTGGTTGTAATTGACGATGATAATGTTGTTCTCGTAAAAGAGGTTAAGAGCAAGGATGACTACAAGGAAGTATATAAGCTTGCAAGAGTGATTGTGGATACCATTAACTCGGAACTTATGGTAAAGGCATATATCGGTATAGGAACTATCATAGATAACCTTAAAGATATAACAAAATCATTTAAAGAAGCACAGATGTCCATGATAATCGGAAATATATTCAGTGAAGACAATAATATATTTGATTATAACAATTTGGGTATGGGACGTTTAATATATCATATTCCAACCACCTTATGCCAGCTTTTCCTTGAAGAGGTTTTCAAGGAAAATTCTGTAGATTCTCTGGATAGTGAGACAATGCTGACAATACAAAAATTCTTTGAGAATAATCTGAATGTCAGTGAAACTGCAAGACAGCTCTATATTCACAGAAATACCCTTGTATACAGATTGGAAAAAATCAAGAGACTCACAGGCCTTGAACTCACCAGCTTTGATGATGCAGTAATTTTCAAAGTAGCAATACTTGTCAAAAAGTATCTGGCGAACATCAACGATTAG